In Vicia villosa cultivar HV-30 ecotype Madison, WI unplaced genomic scaffold, Vvil1.0 ctg.000881F_1_1, whole genome shotgun sequence, one DNA window encodes the following:
- the LOC131631913 gene encoding uncharacterized protein LOC131631913 — translation MDGRGKKKSLFGKIKRICSKKGGKKKERTWDEIEQRWDEMEHEMNEMEQELNEMEQSSEQSSEKSSEYIEEEEEEKEVEPIPSSNSTQHYYYPPQTQQVIQGNTQPWYPSYSSQYSGNYSQFSDGNTQPWYPSHSSQYSGNPSQYSDGNTQPWNPSYSSKYYGNPSYSSQYSDGNTQPWNPSYSNSRDGNAQHGYAENTSSYSSHFSGGDTHPSNSSYSSEYPQPNYYPNNRQNIQGENEYVSDENAEGCSMM, via the coding sequence ATGGATGGAAGAGGAAAGAAGAAATCTTTATTCGGAAAAATAAAGCGAATATGTTCAAAAAAAGGtggaaaaaagaaagagagaacatGGGACGAGATAGAGCAAAGGTGGGATGAGATGGAGCATGAGATGAACGAGATGGAGCAAGAGCTGAATGAGATGGAACAATCTTCAGAGCAATCGTCGGAGAAATCTTCAGAGTATATagaggaggaagaggaggagaaggaggtagaACCAATACCTTCATCTAACTCTACACAACATTATTATTATCCTCCACAAACTCAACAAGTAATTCAAGGAAATACACAACCGTGGTACCCTTCATACTCTTCGCAATATAGTGGGAACTATTCACAATTTAGTGATGGAAATACACAACCATGGTACCCTTCACACTCTTCCCAATATAGTGGGAACCCTTCACAATATAGTGATGGAAATACACAACCATGGAACCCCTCATACTCCTCAAAATATTATGGGAACCCTTCATACTCTTCACAATATAGTGATGGAAATACACAACCATGGAACCCTTCATACTCCAATTCACGTGATGGAAATGCACAACATGGATATGCAGAGAACACCTCGTCATATTCTTCACACTTCAGCGGTGGAGATACACACCCAAGTAACTCTTCCTATTCTTCAGAGTATCCTCAACCAAACTATTATCCTAATAATCGACAAAACATCCAAGGGGAGAATGAGTACGTTAGTGATGAAAACGCAGAAGGATGTTCTATGATGTAA
- the LOC131631914 gene encoding uncharacterized protein LOC131631914, protein MDGRGKKKSLFGKIKRICSKKGGKKKERTWDEIEQRWDEMEHEMNEMEQELNEMEQSSEQSSEKSSEHIEEEEEEKEVEPIPSSNSTQHYYYPPQTQQVIQGNTQPWYPSYSSQYSGNYSQFSDGNTQPWYPSHSSQYSGNPSQYSDGNTQPWNPSYSSKYYGNPSYSSQYSDGNTQPWNPSYSNSRDGNAQHGYAENTSSYSSHFSGGDTHPSNSSYSSEYPQPNYYPNNRQNIQGENEYVSDENAEGCSMM, encoded by the coding sequence ATGGATGGAAGAGGAAAGAAGAAATCTTTATTCGGAAAAATAAAGCGAATATGTTCAAAAAAAGGtggaaaaaagaaagagagaacatGGGACGAGATAGAGCAAAGGTGGGATGAGATGGAGCATGAGATGAACGAGATGGAGCAAGAGCTGAATGAGATGGAACAATCTTCAGAGCAATCGTCGGAGAAATCTTCAGAGCATATagaggaggaagaggaggagaaggaggtagaACCAATACCTTCATCTAACTCTACACAACATTATTATTATCCTCCACAAACTCAACAAGTAATTCAAGGAAATACACAACCGTGGTACCCTTCATACTCTTCGCAATATAGTGGGAACTATTCACAATTTAGTGATGGAAATACACAACCATGGTACCCTTCACACTCTTCCCAATATAGTGGGAACCCTTCACAATATAGTGATGGAAATACACAACCATGGAACCCCTCATACTCCTCAAAATATTATGGGAACCCTTCATACTCTTCACAATATAGTGATGGAAATACACAACCATGGAACCCTTCATACTCCAATTCACGTGATGGAAATGCACAACATGGATATGCAGAGAACACCTCGTCATATTCTTCACACTTCAGCGGTGGAGATACACACCCAAGTAACTCTTCCTATTCTTCAGAGTATCCTCAACCAAACTATTATCCTAATAATCGACAAAACATCCAAGGGGAGAATGAGTACGTTAGTGATGAAAACGCAGAAGGATGTTCTATGATGTAA
- the LOC131631915 gene encoding uncharacterized protein LOC131631915, with translation MDGRGKKKSLFGKIKRICSKKGGKKKERTGDEIEQRWDEMEHEMNEMEQELNEMEQSSEQSSEKSSEHIEEEEEEKEVEPIPSSNSTQHYYYPPQTQQVIQGNTQPWYPSYSSQYSGNYSQFSDGNTQPWYPPHSSQYSGNPSQYSDGNTQPWNPSYSSQYYGNPSYSSQYSDGNTQPWNPSYSNSRDGNAQHGYAENTSSYSSHFSGGDTHPSNSSYSSEYPQPNYYPNNRQNIQGENEYVSDENAERCSMM, from the coding sequence ATGGATGGAAGAGGAAAGAAGAAATCTTTATTCGGAAAAATAAAGCGAATATGTTCAAAAAAAGGtggaaaaaagaaagagagaacagGGGACGAGATAGAGCAAAGGTGGGATGAGATGGAGCATGAGATGAACGAGATGGAGCAAGAGCTGAATGAGATGGAACAATCTTCAGAGCAATCGTCGGAGAAATCTTCAGAGCATATagaggaggaagaggaggagaaggaggtagaACCAATACCTTCATCTAACTCTACACAACATTATTATTATCCTCCACAAACTCAACAAGTAATTCAAGGAAATACACAACCGTGGTACCCTTCATACTCTTCGCAATATAGTGGGAACTATTCACAATTTAGTGATGGAAATACACAACCATGGTACCCTCCACACTCTTCCCAATATAGTGGGAACCCTTCACAATATAGTGATGGAAATACACAACCATGGAACCCCTCATACTCCTCACAATATTATGGGAACCCTTCATACTCTTCACAATATAGTGATGGAAATACACAACCATGGAACCCTTCATACTCCAATTCACGTGATGGAAATGCACAACATGGATATGCAGAGAACACCTCGTCATATTCTTCACACTTCAGCGGTGGAGATACACACCCAAGTAACTCTTCCTATTCTTCAGAGTATCCTCAACCAAACTATTATCCTAATAATCGACAAAACATCCAAGGGGAGAATGAGTACGTTAGTGATGAAAACGCAGAACGATGTTCTATGATGTAA